TCGCGAACGCGACATCGTCGAACTCCTTGGACTTTAAGCCCTTGCGAATCGGCGGAAGCAGCCCGCCCTTGCGGGCGCTACCCTTGTCGTCGGAGTACTTTTCGACGGCCTTGTCAAAGGAAAGCCCGCCCTTGATCTCGTCGTAGGCCTTTTTCGCCTTGTCCGCGGCGGCCTTTTTCTGATCCTCGGAATCGCCCTGGCGCGTGCGCACGAGGATATGGCGCACGGTGACGGTTTCGGGCGTTTCGAACTCCTCCGGATGCGCGTCGTAGTAGGCCTTGCCTTCTTCGTCGGTGACGTCCGATTTGGTCTCCATCATCTCTTTTTTGATCTTGCCGGCGAGGATGGACTTGCGGATGGATTCGAGCTGCTCCTGCACCTCTTCGTCCTTCTCGAACCCGCGCGACAGGGCTTCCTGGTAGAAAAGCTCCTCGGTCACGAGGCGATCGAGATATTCCATCTTGCCCTTCTTGGTCGCGAGGCGCTTCTTGTAAAAGGGCGGGATGCGCTCGAGCTTGCCGTTGAACTCCTCGAGCGTGATCGTCTCGCCGCCGACCTTGGCGAGCTGCGTGCCCGACTTGTTGCGGGCGGGCGCCGCGGCGCCGCCGCCGGTCGAGGTCGTCGATTGCGAATCGCAGGCGAAAAACGCGAGCGTCGCGAAGATCGCCAAAATGGCGCGTAACGAATGGCGATAGGTCTTCATAAAGGTTGGTACCCCCTCGAAATACCGTATTGGTCAGTTCGCGTTGGAATCCGGCCTTGGGAAAGGCTGGCGGTTGGTAACACAATTCTCAAGGGCGTTCAACCCATCCCGGACGGCCGCGACGATCGCGTCCCCGGACTTGCCGGGTACCTTTTCGAGCAGTTTTCCGTCGGGAAGCAGGCGATACACGGCCGGCTTCGCGGCCACGATCGACACGAGCGCGCTCGCGGCGATGGGCGTGCGTTCGTCGAACGTGTACACGATCGCGTCGCGGCTGTAGTCGATCTGTTTCACCCCCAGGCTTCGTCCCACGAGGCGTAGACCCACGATCGCGAACAGACGTTCAACCTCCGGCGGCGGCGGGCCGAAGCGGTCCACGATCTCGTCGCGCAGCCTCTCCAGCTCGTCATCCGCCGCCGCGTCGGAGATACGCTTGTAGAGCGACAGGCGCAGGTGCTCGTCGGGCACGTAGGCGTCGGGCAAGAGGGCGGGCACGGGGATATTGACCTCCGTGTCGATCGGCCGCTCGAAGGGCTCGCCCTTGAGCCGCGCGACTTCCTCGTCGAGCAGTTCGCGGTAGAGTTCGTAGCCGACCAGGGCGATGTGGCCGGACTGCTCGGCGCCAAGCAGGTTGCCCGCGCCTCGAATCTCCAGGTCCTTCGCCGCGATCTTGTAGCCGGAGCCGAGCTCGGAAAACGTCTTGATCGCGCTGATGCGCTTGACGGCATCCTCCGTGACGCGCCCCTCGCGCGGGACGATGAGGTAGCAATACGCGCGGACCTTGCTGCGCCCGACGCGCCCGCGAAGCTGGTAGAGCTGCGAAAGGCCGAGCATGTCGGCGCGGTTGATGATCATGGTGTTGGCCTGGGGGAAATCGAGGCCGGAGCCGACGATGGTCGTGGCGACGAGGATGTCGAACCGCCGCTCGGCAAAATCGATCAGAAGCTCCTCGATCTCCTCGCCGGCCATCTGGCCGTGGCCGACGCGCACGCGGGCGTGCGGCACGAGGCGGCGGACGCGGTCGGCGATGCCGTCGATCGACTGCACGCGATTGTGGATCACGAACACCTGGCCGCCGCGGGTCAGCTCGCGGCCGATCGCCTCACGGATGATGTCGTCGTCCCAGCGCGTGACGAAGGTGCGCACCGACAGGCGGTCTTCCGGCGGCGTGTTGATGACGGACAGGTCGCGGATGCCCACGAGGCTCATGTGCAGCGTGCGGGGAATCGGCGTCGCGGTCAGGGTCAGGACGTCCACGATCTCGCGCAGCTTCTTGATGCGCTCTTTTTGCGCGACGCCGAAGTTCTGCTCCTCGTCCACGATCAAAAGGCCGAGGTCGGCAAACCGGATGCGCGCGGACAAAAGCTGGTGCGTTCCGATGACGACGTCCACGAGCCCGGCGGCCAGCTCGTCGCGCACCTTCTTGCGGTCGTGGCTCGACACAAAGCGCGAGAGCACCGCGACGTTGACGCCGAACGGCGACATGCGCCGCGCGAAGGTGCGCCCGTGCTGGAAGGCGAGCGTCGTCGTGGGCACGAGGACGGCGACCTGCTTCTTGTTTTGCACCGCGAGGAAGGCGGCGCGCATGGCGACCTCCGTCTTGCCGAATCCGACGTCGCCGCAGACCAGGCGATCCATCGGCCTTCCCGCCGCCATGTCGTCGAGCGTTTCGGCGATGACGGTGAGCTGGTCGGGCGTCTCGTCGAACGGAAAGGTGCCTTCGAACTCCTCGAACGCCTCGCCGCCGGGCGCAAACGCGAATCCCGGCTCGGCGTGCCGCTTTGCGTAGAGGGCGAGCAGATCGCGGGCCATGCGCCGGGCGGCGACGCGCGCCTTTTCGAGCGCTTTTTCCCAGGTGGCGCCGCCGAGGCGATCGACGATGGGCAGGCCGCCCGCGCCGACATAGCGATGAACCTGCGACAGGCGATCGACGGGCAGGTAGAGCTTGTCGCCGCCGGCATATTCGAGATTCAGATATTCGGTGTCCGCGCCGCCGACGCGAAGGCTGGACAGGCCCTTGAAGATGCCGACGCCGTGTTTGGCGTGCACGATGGCGTCGCCGGGGGCCAGGTCCGCGAAATCCGCGACCGGCTCGCCGCGCTTGCCGCGATACGCCTCCGCGTGCTTGCGCGGGCCGAAAATCTCCTCTTCCGTGACGATCGCGGTGCGCCACGCGGGCACGACGGCCCCGTGGGATAGCGGGCCGACGACGATCGGCACGCGCACGGACGCGGGACGCGAAAGGACGGAGGGCGCGGTGACGTCCTCGCCGATCGCCAGCGAAAAGCCGTAACCCTCCAGCAGGCGGCGCAGCCGGTCCACGCCCGACGGCGCCCGCGCGGCGATCGCGACGCGCCAGTCGTCGGCCAGCCACCTTTTGAGGCGCGTCGTCAGCGGCGCGAGGGGGTGCTCCTCGCGCGCGTGGGCGAGGATCTCGTCGCGCAGCCCGGCGAGCGAGTGCGTCTCGAAGGCGAGCTTGACGCCGCGGCCCTTGGGTAGCGGCGCGGCGGCGCCGAGCGCGACGCGGCGAAAACGGTTTTGCGCTTCGTCGAATTCGTCGGGCGACAGGTACAGTTCGTCCGGCGGCACGACGAGCTTGCCGGCCTCGCGGGCGTCCTCGAACCGGCGCTTGTGGAGATCGTGCTCGATCTCGAGCATCGCATCGACGAGCTCCGGCTCGACGGCGATCGCGAGCGCGTCGCCGGGAAGGAAATCGGTGACGGCGTCCAGGCGCTCGTGGAAAAGCGGCAGGAGGAACTCGATGCCGGGAGCGGAAATGCCCTCCTCGACCTCCTCGACGAGGCGGTCGCGCACGCGGCGATCGACGTTCTGTTCGTCGGCGAGCGTTTTGGCCCGTGCGGCGAGCCGGGCGGCGGCGTCCTTGCCCATCGTCATCTCGCGGCAGGGGAAAACGCGCGCCCGGTCGAGGTGCCTTCGCGTCGTCTGGTTTCCGGGGTGGAACGCGCGGATGGAGCGGATCTCGTCCCCGGAAAGCTCGATGCGCAGCGGGTCGTCGGAAAGGGGGCTCCAGAAGTCGACCACGCCGCCGCGCACGGCGAACTCGCCGATGTCCTCCACGAGCGGCGCGCGGCGATAGCCGCATTCGTCGAGCGAAAGCACGACAAGATCGCGGTCGACCTCGTCGCCGACCTTCAATCGCAGGCTCGTGGCGGACAGGCGCTCGCGCGGCAGCGTGCGTTTGAGCAACGCGCCCGCGGCGGCGACGACAATGGCGCGCGAACGCGGCACGGCGAGTTCCGCGAGGGCGGCCATGCGCGCCGCGATGATGGACCCGTGGGGCGAGAGCGACTCGTACGGCGCGATGTCGTAGGGCGGATAAACGCGGACGCGCTCGTCGTGGCCGGTGCGTTCAAAGAGGAAACGCAGGTCGTCGGCGACGCGGCGGGCGGCGGCGCCGTCCGCCGTCACGACAAGGGCCGCGCCGGGGTGCGCGAGGAGAATCTCGGCAAGCGCGATCGAAAGCGACGCTCCGGCGAGGCCGGAAACAGCCAGATCCTCGCGCGTGTCCACGACCGATCGACGCACCTCTCCCGCTTCGGGCAGCAGCCCTCGGAAGTCGGCGGCGGCGTTCGATCGTTCGGTCATATTTCAGCGTCGCGTTGCCGGGCGCGTGTTGGACCCATCATAGGACTTATGGGACCCATAGGACCTATAGGTCTCATAAGTCCTGTCGAACGCAAAAACGCGGGAGGACCGCCGGCGGCGGTCCTCCCGCGATCGGTCGCGGAGTCTTGTTTGCGCTCAGACCTTGAAGACGAGCAGGAACGAAATGACGAGCGCGTAGATGACGAGCGACTCGATGAGGGCGAGGCTAAGGATCATCGGCGTGAAGAGCTGCTGATACGCCGAGGGGTTGCGGGCGATGCCTTCGAGCGCCGCGGTGGCCGCGCGGCCCTGGCCGAGCGCTCCGCCGAACGCGGCGATGGCGATGCACAGGCCGGCGGCCAGCGCGACGAATTTCTTGGCCTCGTTATCGAGACCGGCTTCCTGGGCGAAAGCGGCGCTCGCGATGCCGATGACAAAAACCAGGACCAGGACGGCGACGACTCTCTTGTTCATAACGGCGAATCCTCCTCGGGATGGGGTCGAAAGCTTTTCGTCCTTCGGCCTAGTGCTCCTCGGCCGTCGCCAGTGCGATGTACACGAGCGAAAGCAGAAGGAACACGAGCGTCTGGACAATGGATACGAGCGTGCCGAGCGCCAGGAACGGCAGCGGGTAGAGCACGGGGAAGCCGATTCCGATCCCGACCATGAAAACGCCGAGGATCGTGTGATCGCCCATCATGTTTCCGAACAGACGAAGCGAGAGCGACATCGGCCGGGCGACATGGCTGATGAGCTCAATGGGGATCATGATCGGCGCCATCGCGTATTTCAGCGGGCCCTTCAGCGGCCCCATGAAGTGCGCAAGATACGCACCGACGCCGTGCGCCTTGATGCCGAACGCGTGGTACGCGAAGAAGATCACGAGCGCGAGGCCGAGCGTGACATTGATGTTCGAGGTCGCCAGGCCAAGTCCGGGGATGAGGCCGGCGAGATTGTTGAAAAGGATGACGAGGGTCAGCGTCGCCGCGAGCGTCAGGTGCTTGCGGCCGTGGTGCCCGACGATCTCCTCGAGCAGGCCCTGCACGACGGAGATGATCGTCTCGATAAAGTTCGCGAAGGAAAAGCGCGGCTCCGGGGCGATGTCGCCGGTTTCGAGCTTCTTTTTGTACTTGCCGCCGACGATCGCGCCGCTCACCGCGAGGATGAGCGCGACGAACGTGAACATGATGATGTGCGTCAGATCCTCGTGAACCCCGAGCGCCTTTTGCAGCGCGGCGTTGATCGGCGGGATGACGCTCCAGGTGTGCAGGCCGCCGCCCTCGGCGTACGCGGGCGTGGCGGCAAGCGTCGCGCCGAAAAGCGCGGACGCGGCGAGGATCGGCCGGGAAATACGCGGGTTCATTTGGCGCCTCCGGCGACGGCGTGGTCCCCGGCGACGGCGTTGCCGGGCGCGCCGGCTTCGCCGGGCTTTTCGCCGGGGA
This genomic window from bacterium contains:
- the atpB gene encoding F0F1 ATP synthase subunit A, which encodes MNPRISRPILAASALFGATLAATPAYAEGGGLHTWSVIPPINAALQKALGVHEDLTHIIMFTFVALILAVSGAIVGGKYKKKLETGDIAPEPRFSFANFIETIISVVQGLLEEIVGHHGRKHLTLAATLTLVILFNNLAGLIPGLGLATSNINVTLGLALVIFFAYHAFGIKAHGVGAYLAHFMGPLKGPLKYAMAPIMIPIELISHVARPMSLSLRLFGNMMGDHTILGVFMVGIGIGFPVLYPLPFLALGTLVSIVQTLVFLLLSLVYIALATAEEH
- the atpE gene encoding ATP synthase F0 subunit C; translated protein: MNKRVVAVLVLVFVIGIASAAFAQEAGLDNEAKKFVALAAGLCIAIAAFGGALGQGRAATAALEGIARNPSAYQQLFTPMILSLALIESLVIYALVISFLLVFKV
- the mfd gene encoding transcription-repair coupling factor yields the protein MTERSNAAADFRGLLPEAGEVRRSVVDTREDLAVSGLAGASLSIALAEILLAHPGAALVVTADGAAARRVADDLRFLFERTGHDERVRVYPPYDIAPYESLSPHGSIIAARMAALAELAVPRSRAIVVAAAGALLKRTLPRERLSATSLRLKVGDEVDRDLVVLSLDECGYRRAPLVEDIGEFAVRGGVVDFWSPLSDDPLRIELSGDEIRSIRAFHPGNQTTRRHLDRARVFPCREMTMGKDAAARLAARAKTLADEQNVDRRVRDRLVEEVEEGISAPGIEFLLPLFHERLDAVTDFLPGDALAIAVEPELVDAMLEIEHDLHKRRFEDAREAGKLVVPPDELYLSPDEFDEAQNRFRRVALGAAAPLPKGRGVKLAFETHSLAGLRDEILAHAREEHPLAPLTTRLKRWLADDWRVAIAARAPSGVDRLRRLLEGYGFSLAIGEDVTAPSVLSRPASVRVPIVVGPLSHGAVVPAWRTAIVTEEEIFGPRKHAEAYRGKRGEPVADFADLAPGDAIVHAKHGVGIFKGLSSLRVGGADTEYLNLEYAGGDKLYLPVDRLSQVHRYVGAGGLPIVDRLGGATWEKALEKARVAARRMARDLLALYAKRHAEPGFAFAPGGEAFEEFEGTFPFDETPDQLTVIAETLDDMAAGRPMDRLVCGDVGFGKTEVAMRAAFLAVQNKKQVAVLVPTTTLAFQHGRTFARRMSPFGVNVAVLSRFVSSHDRKKVRDELAAGLVDVVIGTHQLLSARIRFADLGLLIVDEEQNFGVAQKERIKKLREIVDVLTLTATPIPRTLHMSLVGIRDLSVINTPPEDRLSVRTFVTRWDDDIIREAIGRELTRGGQVFVIHNRVQSIDGIADRVRRLVPHARVRVGHGQMAGEEIEELLIDFAERRFDILVATTIVGSGLDFPQANTMIINRADMLGLSQLYQLRGRVGRSKVRAYCYLIVPREGRVTEDAVKRISAIKTFSELGSGYKIAAKDLEIRGAGNLLGAEQSGHIALVGYELYRELLDEEVARLKGEPFERPIDTEVNIPVPALLPDAYVPDEHLRLSLYKRISDAAADDELERLRDEIVDRFGPPPPEVERLFAIVGLRLVGRSLGVKQIDYSRDAIVYTFDERTPIAASALVSIVAAKPAVYRLLPDGKLLEKVPGKSGDAIVAAVRDGLNALENCVTNRQPFPRPDSNAN
- a CDS encoding peptidylprolyl isomerase, which gives rise to MKTYRHSLRAILAIFATLAFFACDSQSTTSTGGGAAAPARNKSGTQLAKVGGETITLEEFNGKLERIPPFYKKRLATKKGKMEYLDRLVTEELFYQEALSRGFEKDEEVQEQLESIRKSILAGKIKKEMMETKSDVTDEEGKAYYDAHPEEFETPETVTVRHILVRTRQGDSEDQKKAAADKAKKAYDEIKGGLSFDKAVEKYSDDKGSARKGGLLPPIRKGLKSKEFDDVAFAMTEKDDVSTPFEDRRGWNIVQFVEKTPAEPKEYEKVEAQIKRKLAQEKQQKAMENFTAELRTKYPVDIKDDLLVDEEVSDEPEMPGLPMMPGGHPGAAGTSGEGDE